Genomic window (Plasmodium gaboni strain SY75 chromosome Unknown, whole genome shotgun sequence):
GTTGAAAagatttatattaatataaataatattgaatGTATGTTTACATTTATTTGTAATTTAGAACATACAAATAAGAATACagagaaaataaaaaaaaaggaaaaaagaaaaaccaaaaagaaatatgataaagaaatattattattaaaaataaaaagatttaaaactattattatgaaggaagaattttgtaaatataataaactgaatatatttaataaaaataatataaatctTGTATATCTAtttaaaagtaaaatatataatataaatatatatctaagaaatataaaacaaaaaaaaaatgatttattattttttactaattatttattttttttttgtaaatttattataatcttaaataatatgaataagacacacaaatttttttttttacaatattttttgaagaagaagataaaaaataagctcattaaaaaaaaaaaaaaaaaaaaaaaaaaaaaaatctcatcattttattatataccacaaatatattataaacaCAAAAAGAAATGTAAGTTactttttcatattattcaaaatattgaaaaacatataatttataaaaaagaaaaaacagaaaattttgtttttaaaacTAATGAcaatatacattttaaaataaaattaaatataagatcttgcaaaaaatattttatgaatgAAGATAAGAAGATACAATCaagtatttatttttttttgaatgaaagaaatattatatcattaattaatttttattataatatattaatgttGTTTGGATATGgacatattttatattctaAATATGTATGCAAGTGTAATGATATGGGTGAAACATTAAATGATACATGTAGATATAATGATACATGTAAACATCTATGTAGACActtaaatgaatataaatatttacCTAAACCTTTTCCGTgtcatataaataatatgagTAATACAAATCATCTCATCCATTTTCAAAATGATAATCATTCTATTCATTATGATAATGactttatatatgaaccatctgatatgaataatttattaatatatgatataataaaaaaggaaaatgTCATATTAAGAAggatgaaaaaaaaaaataataataaatattttataaattttatgaataaaataagacCAGATAAATATCAAGATATATcgtatatattatatattaataaaaaaaaaaagaaattaaaaat
Coding sequences:
- a CDS encoding hypothetical protein (conserved Plasmodium protein, unknown function); translation: VEKIYININNIECMFTFICNLEHTNKNTEKIKKKEKRKTKKKYDKEILLLKIKRFKTIIMKEEFCKYNKLNIFNKNNINLVYLFKSKIYNINIYLRNIKQKKNDLLFFTNYLFFFCKFIIILNNMNKTHKFFFLQYFLKKKIKNKLIKKKKKKKKKKISSFYYIPQIYYKHKKKCKLLFHIIQNIEKHIIYKKEKTENFVFKTNDNIHFKIKLNIRSCKKYFMNEDKKIQSSIYFFLNERNIISLINFYYNILMLFGYGHILYSKYVCKCNDMGETLNDTCRYNDTCKHLCRHLNEYKYLPKPFPCHINNMSNTNHLIHFQNDNHSIHYDNDFIYEPSDMNNLLIYDIIKKENVILRRMKKKNNNKYFINFMNKIRPDKYQDISYILYINKKKKKLKINKMKKKNKRNKERLKKYPFSYIMNTKKKKNKYVISNNNMLDKIINSFDSLQIKLKNIFFFFYTSNMNMYIGIFIRNIKSLLLNKHIYNKINCHHLKYIQQINKCIIFTRDNYLNHEKIQLSIFEIFNNNNTLNDKKNKCIYYLSPLFFFLNKYHNKKKGLTNKIRKHNTYEYKDNH